agatttttagtattatagttggtataatgtcatcattgtttacaatgtgttagagttaaagaaatgagacaaattaatatttcagaagcaaattcaatatttaaatgatgttattttaaaatggcagatgatatgaatgttctttttatacgaggaaatggaaacgtatgtatggtaatggaaacgtaatggttttaacattattttagtacaagatcttagcataatagtaattaacaGTATCCATTACCTTTTagtcaatttttgaaaaatgacatatatgataatttgcaatagtttgataataaaatacttgtatcgatattaataacgtataatttgcTATCTCAAAAGGATACAGACACAGCCAATGATAATGTTTGGGACGATAGTGCATTAATAGAAGCATATGATAAAGCAATAAATTTagcaaaagaagaagttaTCAAGCGAATGGGAATGGATGTTGGAAATTCTCAACCGAAAGAAAACCTACAAAATCTTAAGCAGCCTAAACACGCAAGTAAATTACACAAGGTTGTgattttgatagaatattacaaatttgatacagaatattattaaatatattgattaagaagcaaattattttattttgctatttacttatatttatttgtatacacaTCTTTTCTCTATAGAAATGGATCATAGGAGCACCTTGTCGTGCAATATACTCAGAGGATGGAGAAATTTATGAagctataatatcaaaaatttacgaaaacaatggcacgtgtgttgtaaaatttgtaggtAATACCTTTAGCATGATGGTTATGTCAATTAAGAAATgtactaaaaatacatatatatatatatgaagtaAAGGCTTTCGCATAGTCTATCACAGTGTCATTCAGCAGGTTCTTAACTCGGCAGGAGTACCTGTCAATGTCTATGGAGAGACCCGTGGGATATAGGGTCATGAACCATAAACATGCATGTTacttattgttcattattaGCTGCTTGGAATATAATTCTCCTCATTAGACGAGTGATTATTACTACATATATCAAGgcaaacatttatacatatacatttatgcacGGGAAATTCTAGTACATTGCCTGTAAGGACAGTAACTGAATGTCACTCAGCCATTctattaaatgacaaaaatttcttttactctgtGTTTAGGCTATGGTAATACAGAGAAAGTCGAGTTGAGTTCTCTTTTAGAATCAGAAGGTTTGCAAAGTCAAATAGCACAACAAAAGAAAGCTTTGGAAGAGAAATTCAATGAAGAGAACGACGAGACTTGTGAgactaatttttctacaaatgtaaattcgaaaaaatataatgtagaaaaaatggattgtgCACATCACTTCATATCGGGACCATCTTTCAATTCGATGACTGATATAATGCCACCTGCACCTCCTTTACCACCATAATTAATGGCCGAGtaagtacaatttaaaaattctaatgaaatgctgaatacttctaatattaataagtaatttggaataagtttaacattttatttggaaaaaaaaaaaatacgaaattttaataaaatgtactagATTACCAGATAATGATACAGACGCACTTTCAAGTATGTTGATGTCATGGTATATTAGTGGTTTTCACAcaggtaattatttcatataagtattttattgtatattaaattttcaatggactatgttatttcttttgtaggtTATTATCATGGTTTGAAACAAGCAAGAAACAATCAAGAGAACAGGAAGAAGTGttgattatatcaattttttcaataacaatataacgataatataagatataataaaatataaaactcattgtatttatttacttcaattatttgaaataaagaacagctttattttcatataagactttatttttttaaaaataattactaagataagaaaaactaaaaaacatatttttgataaaatacactcacatatatatgtcgggttatcattaggatttaaggcgcgtaatgatccttcgtttgaattagccattgttttacgaaacagagaatatatttacgcgaataaacaagattttacaaaatattatgaataatgagtttaataaataataaaattaacaaacgataagtttaactaataattagattaaagattaataagtttaacgaacaataagaggaacgaataatatgtcttacgaataatgaatttaacgtataatgagattaacgatcgataggtttcacgaataatgaatttaattaacgctattaacaatgttccggggttcaaacgaatccacggtcaacgggataactctttactatgtgtagaataattttaaacacagaatacaattgctgagacactcggtaaattgctcgatgtatcactttccaaggcgatcacacgaatgaatatctgatgaaaatctttttcgctatccgactgcatttgtttgttatatgctcgctggaaacatcgagaaggttccaatcgttgttgctaggcaatttctgtcaaaagtttgttgtatactctttggaaacatcgagaaagattcaaacgccgttactaggcagtttctgtctggagattgattcctaatacaacgtgtgtcccattatatcgacatctctaaagtacaattctatgcgatttctagggagaacaatacaaccgatccacaccttcgtcaggcaaaacgtttatcccgtgaccgtggctacgttcggcgaccagttgtcacctcgaactcactttcgctttcacaaatatcaaacaattacaaatgacaattgcttaattacagttatgataaaatctaggctaaagcattagaaggcttcctcaaaattgcaaagggaaggctccggttttcctttcatctccgacatatataatacaaggatataatacaac
This genomic interval from Bombus huntii isolate Logan2020A unplaced genomic scaffold, iyBomHunt1.1 ctg00000091.1, whole genome shotgun sequence contains the following:
- the LOC126876722 gene encoding survival motor neuron protein-like isoform X1; translation: MADDMNVLFIRGNGNVCMDTDTANDNVWDDSALIEAYDKAINLAKEEVIKRMGMDVGNSQPKENLQNLKQPKHASKLHKKWIIGAPCRAIYSEDGEIYEAIISKIYENNGTCVVKFVGYGNTEKVELSSLLESEGLQSQIAQQKKALEEKFNEENDETCETNFSTNVNSKKYNVEKMDCAHHFISGPSFNSMTDIMPPAPPLPP
- the LOC126876722 gene encoding survival motor neuron protein-like isoform X2 yields the protein MADDMNVLFIRGNGNDTDTANDNVWDDSALIEAYDKAINLAKEEVIKRMGMDVGNSQPKENLQNLKQPKHASKLHKKWIIGAPCRAIYSEDGEIYEAIISKIYENNGTCVVKFVGYGNTEKVELSSLLESEGLQSQIAQQKKALEEKFNEENDETCETNFSTNVNSKKYNVEKMDCAHHFISGPSFNSMTDIMPPAPPLPP